Below is a window of Georgenia soli DNA.
CGGGTGCGATGCCGGCGGGCTCGGGTCCGTCCGCCGGCAGCGCCCGGTAGTCGAGCGCGCCGCGGGTCCCGCGCTCGGTGTCGATGACGCGCTCGAGCCACTGCACCTCGCGCTCGACCTGCTCGAGACCGTGCCGCGCGAGCTCCGCCGTGTAGGAGTCCATGCGGCGCGACGTCCGCCCGAGGGACTGGCGCAGCCGCTCCTGCCGTTCGACCATGCGCGCCCGCCGCCCCTCAAGGATCCGCAGGCGCGTGGTGGCGTCGGTGCTGCCGAAGAGGGTGAAGCGGACGTCGAAGGAGTCGTCGTCCCAGGAGGCCGGCTCCGCCGTCGCGAGGGCCTCCTCGAGATGGTCGCGCCCGGCGTCGGTGAGCTCGTAGACGATGCGGGCGCGACGGCCGCCGAGCGGTGCGGAGGCGGGCTCGGCCGCGGTGATGAGGCCGCGCTCGGTGAGCGAGCGCAGCGCCGGGTAGAGCGAGCCGTAGGACAGCGTGCGGAACGCGCCGAGGGCGGCGTTGAGGTGCTTGCGCAGCTCGTAGCCGTGCATGGGCGCCTCACGGAGCCGGCCGAGGATGGCCAGCTCCAGCACCCGTGTTCTCGCGCTCACCGTTTTCCGTCCTTCTGCGGGCCGTGCTGCCGCGTCACCGCTGGCGCGCCGGTCCGGTCCTGTCTGCAACGCCGCGGCCGGAGGCCCACACTGCTCGCTGCACTAGCGCCGCAATATATCGCACCGATATATCTACGGTGACGGTCCTGGAAGGGTGACACGCAGGCGAAACGCCTGTGACGCGGCTCCCAGTGTGGTGACCGGTACAGACGCTGCGCCGTCGGCTGCCGCATACTGGGGGACTGATCTGCCCCGGGGTGGTTCGGCGTGCCCGCCAGCGCGCCC
It encodes the following:
- a CDS encoding PadR family transcriptional regulator, producing the protein MSARTRVLELAILGRLREAPMHGYELRKHLNAALGAFRTLSYGSLYPALRSLTERGLITAAEPASAPLGGRRARIVYELTDAGRDHLEEALATAEPASWDDDSFDVRFTLFGSTDATTRLRILEGRRARMVERQERLRQSLGRTSRRMDSYTAELARHGLEQVEREVQWLERVIDTERGTRGALDYRALPADGPEPAGIAPGGRGPVGIPPHADDRESVGTPPPGTHIPGRNGTPAVADRNGGSAVVHETRGGGADGATAFPDVPQPTKEQA